GAGGGCAACCACGTGACCGACGCACCGCAGTGCCACGTGCCGCCCACGCCGCCGGCGGAGCCCGCACACACGCCGGCGTGGAAGCTGCTGCTGACGCTCCTCGTCGCGGGCGCGGCCGCGGGCTGGCTCATCGTCTCGGTGTACAACCTCACCCTGCCCGCCGTCCAGAAGCATGCGGCCGAGCAGGTTGATGCGGCGGTGCGGGAAGTGCTGAAGGCCCCCGCGCGGTGGGACACGCTGTATCTGGTGGGCAGCGCGCTCTCGGCCAAGCTGCCGGCGGGCGGCGACAAGGCCGAGGCGCCCAAGGCGTTCGTGGGCTATGACAGCGCCGGCCATCGCATCGGCGTCGCCATCACCGCCGCCGAGCCGGGGTTCCAGGAATTGATC
This sequence is a window from Gemmatimonadaceae bacterium. Protein-coding genes within it:
- a CDS encoding RnfABCDGE type electron transport complex subunit G; protein product: MTDAPQCHVPPTPPAEPAHTPAWKLLLTLLVAGAAAGWLIVSVYNLTLPAVQKHAAEQVDAAVREVLKAPARWDTLYLVGSALSAKLPAGGDKAEAPKAFVGYDSAGHRIGVAITAAEPGFQELINLMIGFDPATGTLTGYKVLDQQETPGLGQRIETDTAFTHQFAGRVAPLKGVKVLAGGDPSQVQTITGATISSRAVIRIINNAVAKWRPLVQAYDRGGQL